From Melitaea cinxia chromosome 23, ilMelCinx1.1, whole genome shotgun sequence, the proteins below share one genomic window:
- the LOC123665239 gene encoding uncharacterized protein LOC123665239, with the protein MKTFIVVCLVAVAAAMPTSKEDGVMERFISTLRDCVETDTMLCLKEKAMKFTENLAVSKDLSLVDGITFTRTGSPRSARSYDPLPEDPKTRELQVEERIMDNFVDFLDNHALQLRMPKSFTEDNSVEEEGRGKKKKKLKKLLPILALIKLKLSALIPLFLGIIAFAVFKFYILGKIAFIAAAFGALKKLLDSKSKSGGGGWSEPAHEEHGWESGGGWGRSQDAQNMAYAAHVKQA; encoded by the exons ATGAAAACGTTCATTGTAGTGTGTTTAGTTGCGGTCGCGGCGGCGATGCCGACCTCCAAGGAGGACGGTGTCATGGAGAGGTTCATATCGACTCTGAGGGACTGTGTGGAAACTGACACGATGCTGTGCTTAAAG GAAAAAGCGATGAAGTTCACCGAAAACCTAGCAGTGTCTAAAGATCTGAGCCTTGTCGATGGAATCACCTTCACGAGAACTGGCTCCCCTCGTTCAGCTCGCAGCTATGATCCTCTTCCTGAAGACCCCAAGACGAGGGAGCTCCAAGTCGAAGAGAGAATCATGGACAACTTCGTAGACTTCCTGGACAATCACGCTTTGCAACTCAGAATGCCAAAATCCTTCACAGAAGATAACTCTGTTGAAGAGGAAG gccgtggcaagaagaagaagaagcttAAGAAGCTCCTCCCCATCCTTGCCCTCATCAAACTGAAGCTCTCTGCCCTCATACCTCTGTTCCTCGGTATCATCGCCTTCGCAGTATTCAAGTTCTACATCCTTGGAAAGATCGCTTTCATTGCAGCGGCCTTTGGAGCCCTGAAAAAGCTTTTAGACTCCAAATCCAAGAGCGGAGGTGGTGGTTGGTCTGAACCAGCTCATGAAGAGCACGGCTGGGAAAGCGGCGGTGGTTGGGGCAGGTCCCAAGACGCTCAAAACATGGCCTACGCTGCTCATGTTAAACAAGCATAA